The following coding sequences are from one Manduca sexta isolate Smith_Timp_Sample1 chromosome 7, JHU_Msex_v1.0, whole genome shotgun sequence window:
- the LOC119188588 gene encoding LOW QUALITY PROTEIN: uncharacterized protein LOC119188588 (The sequence of the model RefSeq protein was modified relative to this genomic sequence to represent the inferred CDS: inserted 2 bases in 1 codon), with protein sequence MDLSGIDNKVYNIRARSIKELNLPLQKLDFVKCNNYSHLSDIKNDLCTVDLKPEMLIGQDNYHLLLPLEVRLGKLNEPSATLTPLGWCIHGSLRVPQHERKSTIATALTVFENPEDSMSYEVGLQHLHEEVRRSFALDSLGILATMPRQNADDVRAIAELERTAFLKDGRWYVSLPWKDKECKMPDSYAAAVRRLRGIENKMEKDLGFAYRYRERIQHLLENGFARVLEDSAPTPRTWYLPHFGVDNPNKKKLRLVFDAAAKVKGSCLNDYLFTGPDLLSSLFGIMLRFRENKVAVTGDIKDMFLRIKIHDEDQDAFRFIWRNSPKENIKTYVMTSLIFGANCSPLXSSVYKEQNAQRYVSTLPAAVKAITNSHYMDDYIDSLPDDESAIKMVKNITNIHLSGGFEIRNWTSNSEAVLNSIPEASLGTAAIKFKTHQQFEGERILGLIWYPKDDVWGFDVSLKRIPESIIHSNERPTKRLMLRVVMSIFDVLGFLSPFTIQGKIMLQDTWRLNIGWDEYISDDIYGKWCKWINLLKSIRDLRIPRYYQAPLTIRRDSQPATNLTSCDSPVFIGLTMPPTPPLATTGEGNSVTESADVMSMNIGYDNLQLHVFSDASSKAMCAVAFWRWNINEKNYVSFIASKCRVLPVRPITIPKAELEAARLAARLANNIISEHRLTPTVRYFWCDSTTVLHWIRNNTRKYKTFEANRLGEIDNLTRIHEWKYVPTKLNVADLGTRESFDCSVFESEWFTGPAFLYNDMSQWPQDLLNYELVEDNLEHVAVTHMESESSVTLYHLPVPDPLRFSSWLRLKRSAAALLRFVDKCKRLPGELDCKMMDRAECLLLKSAQAKSFPIEITALTRGKPVPKNSKLLTLSPFMDDHGVMRVNGRINSALGADQETKNPVILGRTPCGKINCSAFPRNGRSRKPRIRGE encoded by the exons ATGGACCTTAGTGGTATAGACAATAAGGTGTATAACATAAGAGCTCGTAGTATCAAGGAGTTAAACTTGCCTTTGCAAAAATTagattttgttaaatgtaataattatagcCACTTAAGCGATATAAAGAATGATTTATGTACCGTTGATTTAAAACCTGAAATGTTAATTGGACAGGATAATTATCATTTGCTATTGCCCTTAGAAGTAAGGTTGGGTAAATTAAATGAGCCGTCCGCTACACTTACCCCTCTAGGCTGGTGCATCCACGGTAGTTTACGTGTGCCGCAGCACGAGCGCAAATCGACAATCGCCACTGCTCTCACTGTATTTGAGAATCCAGAGGATTCTATGTCGTACGAAGTCGGTTTGCAGCATCTTCATGAGGAAGTCAGACGTTCCTTTGCCTTAGATTCACTAGGAATTTTAGCCACTATGCCGCGTCAAAATGCTGATGACGTACGCGCTATCGCTGAGCTGGAACGTACTGCCTTTCTCAAGGACGGTCGTTGGTATGTTTCTCTACCGTGGAAAGATAAGGAGTGTAAGATGCCAGACTCTTACGCTGCCGCTGTAAGAAGGCTCCgaggtattgaaaataaaatggagaAGGATTTAGGTTTTGCTTACAGGTACAGAGAACGTATTCAACATCTACTGGAAAATGGATTTGCTAGAGTACTTGAGGACTCCGCGCCCACTCCCCGGACATGGTATTTACCTCACTTCGGAGTGGACAATccgaataaaaagaaactacGTCTGGTATTTGATGCTGCGGCGAAGGTGAAAGGTTCGTGTCTTAATGATTACTTATTCACGGGCCCCGATTTGTTGTCATCTCTATTTGGTATAATGTTACGTTTTAGAGAGAATAAAGTAGCAGTAACAGGTGACATCAAAGATATGTTCTTACGCATAAAAATTCATGACGAAGACCAAGACGCATTTAGATTTATTTGGCGAAATAGtcctaaagaaaatattaagacGTATGTAATGACGTCACTAATTTTTGGAGCTAATTGTTCCCCTTT TAGCTCAgtttataaagaacaaaatgcACAGCGCTATGTGTCAACCTTACCGGCCGCTGTTAAAGCAATAACGAATTCACACTATATGGATGACTATATAGATAGTTTGCCTGATGACGAGTCAgcaataaaaatggtaaaaaatataactaatatccACTTATCAGGTGGTTTTGAGATTCGTAACTGGACTAGTAATAGCGAAGCTGTGTTGAACTCTATACCTGAAGCATCCTTAGGCACTGCAGCCATAAAGTTTAAAACTCATCAGCAGTTCGAAGGAGAGCGTATTTTGGGCCTGATATGGTATCCCAAAGATGACGTATGGGGTTTTGATGTGTCTTTGAAACGGATACCCGAAAGCATTATTCATAGTAACGAGCGCCCTACGAAACGGTTGATGTTAAGAGtagtaatgtctatttttgatgttttaggTTTCCTATCGCCATTTACTATACAAGGAAAAATTATGCTACAGGATACGTGGCGTCTTAATATTGGATGGGACGAATATATATCAGATGATATTTACGGTAAATGGTGCAAATGGATTAATTTACTTAAGTCTATTCGTGACTTACGCATACCGAGGTACTATCAAGCACCATTAACAATAAGGCGAGATAGCCAGCCGGCCACGAATCTAACATCTTGCGATTCGCCAGTATTCATCGGACTCACTATGCCGCCGACACCTCCGCTCGCTACGACCGGTGAAGGGAACTCCGTGACAGAGTCCGCAGATGTTATGTCAATGAATATCGGCTATGACAACCTACAATTGCATGTGTTTAGCGACGCATCGAGTAAAGCAATGTGTGCGGTTGCATTTTGGCGCTggaacattaatgaaaaaaattatgtctCATTTATAGCAAGTAAGTGTAGAGTCTTACCTGTTAGACCTATAACTATCCCGAAAGCTGAACTTGAAGCAGCTCGCCTGGCAGCTAGATTggcgaataatataataagtgagCATAGATTAACTCCAACCGTTAGATATTTTTGGTGTGATTCAACCACAGTTCTCCATTGGATTCGAAACAATACACGGAAGTATAAAACATTTGAAGCTAATCGCCTAGGCGAGATAGATAACTTGACCCGTATACATGAATGGAAATATGTTCCTACGAAGTTAAACGTTGCTGACTTAGGCACCCGAGAGTCTTTTGATTGCTCTGTCTTTGAAAGCGAGTGGTTTACGGGACCagcttttttatacaatgacaTGTCTCAGTGGCCTCAGGATCTACTCAATTATGAATTGGTTGAAGATAATCTGGAACACGTAGCGGTTACACATATGGAATCGGAATCATCAGTAACGTTATATCACTTACCTGTACCTGATCCTCTACGGTTTTCTTCCTGGCTACGTTTGAAGAGATCTGCGGCTGCACTGCTAAGATTTGTCGATAAATGCAAAAGACTTCCCGGAGAATTAGACTGCAAGATGATGGATCGAGCAGAATGCTTACTGTTGAAGAGTGCTCAAGCAAAATCATTCCCTATTGAGATAACCGCTTTGACACGAGGTAAACCTGTacctaaaaatagtaaattacttaCCTTGTCACCCTTTATGGATGATCACGGCGTAATGAGGGTTAATGGGCGGATCAACTCTGCTCTCGGCGCGGACCAAGAAACGAAAAATCCTGTAATATTAGGACGGACACCCTGTGGCAAAATTAATTGTTCGGCATTTCCACGTAATGGCCGCTCACGGAAACCAAGAATCCGTGGTGAATGA